In Sphaerochaeta sp., the genomic window ATTCCATCTCAGCCAGCACGGTGATCAGGGGCATCTCCACGTCCCGCATCAGCCGGTCCAGATGCCGCTCCTTGAGCTGTGGCTCAAACAGACGCCACAGACGGAAGGCCAGGTCACTGTCCTCCCCGCCGTATTCCTTGGCTTGCTGAAGCGGCACGTCGGCGATGGTCTTCCCCTTGGGGATGAGATCGTCGTAGTGGATCGTCTTGTAGTTCAGGTATCTGTCCGCCAGATAGTCCAGGTTGAACGCCCGGCCCGCGCTGTCCAGAAGCCAGGCGGCGATCATCGTATCAAAGTACGGATGGGCCATCGTCACACCCAACCGTTTCATCACCTTGTAGTCGTATTTGACGTTCTGCCCGATGATCTGGAAAACGGAAAGCGCGTCGGAAAGGATGGCCTTCACCACATTCCGGTTATCGTCACCCACCGGCACGTAGTACGCCTCCCCTTCCTTCCACGCGAAGGAAAAGCCCAGCAACGTGGCGTTCATTTCATCCAGGGAATTGGTCTCCGTATCAAAAGCCAGGTATGCGCTCTCCGAACGGGCAACGGAAAGAAGCCGAGAAAGTTCTCCCATGTCCGTCACGCCATGATACACGCCCCGCTTGCCCGCCTTGGCATCGTCATTCTCCTGCTTTTGGGCATCCTGGGCTGCCTGGGGAGCCATGCTGATGGCTTCCTTGGACAAAGACGCAAGCTTCAGGCGGTCGAACACCTGGCTTGCCGTACGATAGTCGATGTCCTTGCAGAGGAACTGCGGGGTGTCGAACGAATCGACGGCCATGACATCGTGCTTCAGCTCGATCAACGTACGGGTCAGGTCCATATGATCCTTGGCGGCAAGCAGCTTGGTCCCGCACCGATGGGGAGAGATCATTCCAGATGCTGGTACACCCCTTTCAGCGTCCCATAGGAGGCCAGGAGCTTGACGGCCCCCACCGGTCCGATGCCGGCCACCCCCGGCACGTTGTCGCTGGAATCTCCGATCAACGACAGGTAGTCGACGATCTGCCCAGGCATGACGCCGTACTCCTCTTTGACTTCTTTCTCTCCGAACATGCGGTAATCGTTGGTTTTTGGTTTGGGAGGACGGAGCGCCTTGACACGATCGTCCACCAGCTGGAGCAGATCCTTGTCACCGGTGAAGATCACCGTGTCGATGTCCTGTCGCTTCGCCTCATCACTGAGCGTGGCGATGATGTCATCCGCCTCGAAACCCGGCTTGTTGATGTGCGGCACATGCATTTCTTCCAGAATCCGTTCGATCACCGGCACCTGGGCATGCAGGTCGTCCGGCGCCTTGTCCCGGTTTGCCTTGTAGGCAGGATACAGCTGGTGGCGGAACGTCGGCGCGTGGCTGTCCAACGCCACCACCAAATAATCGGGATGGTACTCCCTGAGCAACTTCATCACCGTTTTGAAAAACCCGAACACTGCGGAGACGTTGTTCCCTTCCCCATCGCGTATCGGAGAAGAGATCAACGCGAAGTAGGACCGGTAAATCAACGCGTATCCGTCAATGATGTACAGCTTCTTCTTGGGAGAAAACAGTTCTTCGCTCACCTTACACCTCGATGGACAGCATATCATACGAGGGAAGAATTGTCGTCCTGCCCGCGCTTTGAAGCTCATCACACAGCTTCTGGTGGCTGATGTCGTGGCACATATGGATGAAATAGGTCCGCTTGGCACCAATTTGCTCACTGACCTGGATCGCCTGGTCGATGGAGAAATGGGTGGGATGGGGACGATAGCGGAGCGCCCCGATGACCAGCACGGACGGATGCAGCATCGCTTGGAGGGATGGCGCGTCGATGCCGCTGCAGTCCGTGGCGTACACCAGGTCCCCGATCCGATAGGCGGAGATGATGTGCCCTCCATGGTGGATGGGAATCTCCATCACCGGGAACCCGGCGATCTCCACCTCCGTCAAGGAAGGAAGCACGGTGGGAACCAGATGGGGAAGCCCGTCATGGATCGCCTGGGCATGGATGACATAGGGGAATCGCCGATGCATGTCATCGCTGACCGCCTGGTTGCCGTAGACGGGAAGCGGTTTGTCATTGGCGTACATCCTCAGGTCATCGATGCCGTAGAAATGGTCGGCATGAGTATGGGTGTACAACACGGCGTCAATGTGCATGATGTGGGCGCCGAAGCGCCTGGAGCCGGAACTCCGGCCCGGTGTCGATGACCAACACGCGGTCATCCTGCTGGATCATCACCGAGGAACGGTAGCGGTTGTCACGGGGATCGGAAGAAGTGCAGACCGGACAGGTACAGGTAGGCACGGGAATTCCATGGCTGGTTCCCGTCCCCAGAAACGTCACGTTCATTGTTTTACCGTTTCCACCAGGGAATCGATGCCCTGTTCCAGCGCGTCTCCACCTTTTACAGCCGCATCCTTGAGTTTCTGTACCGTCGCGGGATCAGACAGCGCCTTCTGCAACTTGGCCGTCTGCTCCTTGGTCAGATCCCCGGCATCCTGGACGATCTTCTTCACCTCGTCGGTGAACGCGTCTCCCGCTTGGGAAGCAAATGACGCGAGCCTTTTTTGAATGGCAGGATCCGAAAGTTTCTGTTTCACCGCCGCCATGGCCCGTCCCACCGTTTGGGACACTGCCGCGTCCACCGATGTCTTTGCGTGCCGGTAACTGGCCCCCAAATAGCGCTCCGCGGTATTCGGCCAGAAGAAAAACAACAGGAAAAACACCACCACGGCGATCAGCAACGCCCGGAGGAACGAACCAAAGAAACCCCGTTTCGCCATACCTGAACTCCTTGTCATCCAGCCTATCAGCTGCGGACGGCCGATGCAAGTCCAATCGCTGGACAAACCGCTCCAATACCGGTACAAATACGGATGAGAATCACCATTCACAAAAAGGAAGTATCCCATGCGTTCCATCGCCACCTCATTGGGGGTATCCAACGAGAACAAGCGTCTGATGTACGCGATGTATTTCGCGTTTTTCTGCAGTGGCCTGATGAGCCAGCTCTTCGGAGCAATCCTCCCTTCCTCCAGGAGGAGTATCACCTTTCCTACACCTTCCGGGGCATGTTGCTCTCCGCCCATCAGGCAGGCAACCTGATCGCCGTGTTTGTCGCAGGCTACCTGCCCTATGCCATCGGCAGAAAACGAAGCACCATGTACCTGACCGCGGGGAAAGCCATCGGGCTTACCATGATCGTATTGACCGGCAACCCGGTGTTGCTGCTCTTCGCATTCCTCCTGACCGGTGTGGGACGGGGAACATTGTCCAACATCACCAACGTGGTGACGGCGGAGATTTCCACCAAAAAGACCAGCGCGTTGAACATTCTCCATTCCACGTTCGCCGTCGGAGCGTTCATTTCCCCGATCATCGTCCTGGCGTTGACCCGCCACAACCCGTCGTGGTGGTGGATTTCCGTCGCCTTGATCGTCGAGTTGGAAATCTTCTCCCTGGGCGCCATCGATACCTCCAACCTCTCCGACACGCCGATGAAGAAGAGTCAGGACCAGGGACGGGGATACTTCAAGGATGCCCACTGGTGGATCAACACCGGCATCCTGTTCTTCTATCTGTGCAATGAAGCGTCCATCATGGGGTGGTTGATCACCTACTTCAAGGAAACAGGGCAGACTTGCTCCCGCCGTCGCCCAGATCTCATCCTCCCTGCTGTGGTTGATGATGCTGGCCGGCAGACTGACCTGTGCCGCCGTCAGCGGCAAACTCCACAAGAATTCCCTGTTGCTGGTGCTGGGTCTTGCCCAGACGGCCTGCTTTTTGGTGATGCTGACCAGCGGAAACAAAACCGTTACGTTGGTCTCCGTCCTGCTTCTCGGCCTGTTCATGAGCGCCACCTACCCGACAACGCTGGGCACGATGCCCAACCGGTACAACAGCTCCACCGTGGCTACAGGGAACTGCATCGCCATCGCGTCCATCGGGGGCATCCTGATGCCGATCATCGTCGGGGCTGTCGCGGAGAAAACGGGAATCGCCGGCGGCATCGCCACCATTTCCATCGCGCTGTTCTGCATGGTGGCCCTGATGGTCACCAAACGGATCCTGGAAAAGGACGGAAAGGAGTAACCAATGGGAGGGCGCCTCAGGCCGACATTCCAGACGATCATCCTGACCTTGTGTCTGTCCATCCTGGCCTGTACGCTTGCCGTGTCCTTCATTCTGCTTTCCCGGGTCTACGCCATCGCCGGGAACATGCAGCAAAGCATCTCCACCTACCAGACGATCAACCAATTGTCCCGGAACATCAGCGAAGCAGGAGAGACCTACCAGCAGTTTTTCACCGGGTTGACCGGTGCGGAAACTCTGGAGGAGATATCCCATGGCGGTGGAAACATCCGGGACGCGCTCTACCGGGCCAAAGCGGAAGCGAACAACCTTGCCGTCACCTACCAGGAAAACCAAGACCGGTACTTTCTGGTCCGGGCCATCCAGAACGGCTTGGATTACCTCACCACTTACGTCGATACGATGATGGGCAAATCCTTCCCGCTGCAGAGTGAAGCGGAATTCAGCGACTATTACTGGGGACTGAAGGTCTTCACCTACCTGGATGGATACTGCTACAACCAATTGCTCAGCCAGGCGGTGCGTGCCGATTCCCTGGCATCCATCCGGAACCAGGAAATGATGACCCGCCTTCGTGTGCTGGTGATTTTGGTGCTCCTCGTCGTCTGCGCGACCGCCATCATCGCCAGTGTGGGCATCACCCACCGGCTGACCAATCCGCTGAGAGACATGGTGGAAACCGCGGGGGAGATCACCAAGGGAAACCTGGACACCCCGGACCTGCTTCCCTCCGGACCTCGGGAACTGCTCTTTCTGGAATCCAGCATGAACACGATGAAACAGAGCCTGAAGGAGCGGATTTCACTGGAACAACAGCTGTACCAGCACACGCTCCAGCAGGAGAAGATGCACCGGGAGTTGGAACGGGCCC contains:
- a CDS encoding MBL fold metallo-hydrolase; translation: MHIDAVLYTHTHADHFYGIDDLRMYANDKPLPVYGNQAVSDDMHRRFPYVIHAQAIHDGLPHLVPTVLPSLTEVEIAGFPVMEIPIHHGGHIISAYRIGDLVYATDCSGIDAPSLQAMLHPSVLVIGALRYRPHPTHFSIDQAIQVSEQIGAKRTYFIHMCHDISHQKLCDELQSAGRTTILPSYDMLSIEV